From the genome of Pyramidobacter piscolens W5455, one region includes:
- a CDS encoding amino acid ABC transporter permease, with product MLFDFKSFTELFPLVLSSLGLTAEIAALSLAGTLVLSTVIAIVRYYKFPLLTQFFDAFVTVFRATPLVVALFMIFFALPCLIPALKAMTPFQATVVSLICNTSAFMAESFRAALESVDKGQIEACYSMGMTRAQAMRRAILPQAFVVAAPSIGNHFIGIIKGTALGFTVGLADVMGTAKMEAALSLRFFEAYLCVTIVYVAIVLIVEFFLRRIERRLQDLY from the coding sequence ATGCTTTTCGACTTCAAAAGCTTTACCGAACTGTTTCCGCTGGTCCTGTCCTCGCTGGGGCTGACGGCGGAGATCGCCGCCCTCTCGCTGGCCGGCACGCTGGTCCTTTCCACGGTTATCGCCATCGTGCGCTATTACAAATTCCCTCTGCTGACGCAGTTTTTCGACGCGTTCGTGACCGTGTTCCGCGCCACGCCGCTGGTGGTGGCGCTGTTCATGATTTTCTTCGCGCTGCCCTGCCTGATTCCGGCGCTCAAGGCGATGACGCCGTTTCAGGCCACGGTCGTCAGCCTGATCTGCAACACGTCGGCCTTCATGGCGGAAAGCTTCCGCGCCGCGCTGGAGTCGGTGGACAAGGGACAGATCGAGGCCTGCTACTCGATGGGCATGACGCGGGCCCAGGCGATGCGGCGCGCCATTCTGCCCCAGGCTTTCGTCGTCGCCGCGCCTTCGATCGGCAACCATTTCATCGGCATCATCAAGGGCACGGCGCTGGGCTTCACCGTCGGGCTGGCCGATGTGATGGGCACGGCCAAAATGGAGGCGGCGCTGAGCCTGCGCTTTTTCGAGGCCTATCTGTGCGTGACCATCGTCTACGTGGCGATCGTGCTGATCGTCGAGTTTTTCCTGCGCCGGATCGAGCGGCGGCTGCAAGATCTTTATTAG